A region from the Nocardioides coralli genome encodes:
- the ccsB gene encoding c-type cytochrome biogenesis protein CcsB, which translates to MTDATWEALSNQAVAAAGLVYFLALLAHLVELSAGRRAVAAVPVAVGGTASHDDAVAPRARAADAVRRETMMGRLGVLLTLIGAGVHLLALVARGLAADPNRVPWGNMYEFTLSGTFVVAAIYLLLLRRYSLAWMAPIVVGVVLTLLMVAVIWLYKPIAPLMEALQSPWLVIHVVSAIIATGAFTIGGICSVLYLLKSRRGAGERGYLARVPSLEDLDRLSYRIHAFGFPVWTFAVLITGPIWAHQAWSSYWNWDPKEVWAFITWVVYAAYLHARATAGWRGRNAALLALLGLATLWFNFIGINFFSTTSQHSYAAPASAVVVGVPVEAAQEVGVVVGAEGTPRLGP; encoded by the coding sequence GTGACCGACGCGACGTGGGAGGCCCTGAGCAACCAGGCGGTGGCCGCCGCCGGCCTCGTCTACTTCCTCGCGCTGCTCGCGCACCTGGTGGAGCTGTCCGCCGGCCGCCGGGCGGTGGCCGCCGTGCCGGTGGCCGTCGGCGGCACCGCCTCGCACGACGACGCGGTCGCGCCGCGGGCCCGGGCTGCCGACGCCGTACGCCGGGAGACGATGATGGGTCGCCTCGGCGTGCTCCTCACGCTGATCGGTGCGGGTGTCCACCTGCTGGCGCTCGTCGCGCGTGGTCTCGCGGCGGATCCGAACCGGGTGCCGTGGGGCAACATGTACGAGTTCACTCTCTCCGGGACCTTCGTGGTGGCGGCGATCTACCTGCTGCTGCTGCGCCGCTACTCGCTGGCCTGGATGGCGCCGATCGTGGTCGGCGTGGTGCTGACGCTGCTGATGGTGGCGGTGATCTGGCTCTACAAGCCGATCGCCCCGCTGATGGAGGCCCTGCAGTCGCCCTGGCTGGTGATCCACGTGGTCTCGGCGATCATCGCGACCGGTGCCTTCACCATCGGTGGCATCTGCTCGGTGCTCTACCTGCTCAAGTCGCGGCGCGGCGCCGGCGAGCGCGGCTACCTCGCGCGGGTGCCGTCGCTGGAGGACCTCGACCGGCTGTCCTACCGGATCCACGCCTTCGGCTTCCCCGTGTGGACCTTCGCGGTGCTCATCACCGGACCGATCTGGGCGCACCAGGCGTGGAGCAGCTACTGGAACTGGGACCCCAAGGAGGTCTGGGCGTTCATCACCTGGGTCGTCTACGCGGCGTACCTCCACGCCCGGGCCACAGCCGGGTGGCGCGGTCGCAACGCGGCGCTGCTCGCGCTGCTGGGGCTGGCGACGTTGTGGTTCAACTTCATCGGGATCAACTTCTTCTCGACGACGAGCCAGCACTCCTACGCCGCGCCGGCGTCAGCGGTCGTCGTCGGGGTGCCGGTCGAGGCCGCGCAGGAAGTCGGGGTCGTCGTCGGGGCCGAAGGGACGCCGCGGCTCGGGCCGTGA
- a CDS encoding DUF4229 domain-containing protein — MKEFWIYTALRAGVFVTTLVTVVGVWMLLADQVPILWAIVLAFVISGIASFFLLNRSREAFARRVQERAERASASFEARRSKEDVD; from the coding sequence GTGAAGGAGTTCTGGATCTACACGGCCCTGCGGGCCGGCGTGTTCGTCACCACCCTGGTCACCGTCGTCGGCGTCTGGATGCTGCTCGCCGACCAGGTACCGATCCTCTGGGCCATCGTGCTGGCCTTCGTGATCTCCGGGATCGCGTCCTTCTTCCTGCTCAACCGCTCGCGCGAGGCCTTCGCCCGCCGGGTGCAGGAGCGCGCCGAGCGCGCGTCAGCCTCCTTCGAGGCCCGCCGCTCGAAGGAGGACGTCGACTGA
- a CDS encoding GNAT family N-acetyltransferase — MDYRFETLDLADDSDRARARRSAWLQAVMHGFHEGRVEDEFEKLWVRDSLADDATCVGAWLPEGAFGAGDMPVATTSWFDKALNAGRDLVPLRMITDVTTSPAHRRRGLVRRMIEDCLDDAVAAGVPLAALTVSEATIYGRWGFGAATFAQHVELDTGPRFGLREVADPGRVELIDPRESWAVISPLLERFHRRTRGSVGTPAFYETHFTGGWSFPDGGPDKKLRGAVHLSADETVDGVVLFRPDGRDDAGHRKLKLQLLLAEDATVTLALWGFLGGIDLVRSVSWFAAAPDDPLRWALRDINALKLTENAEFLWVRVLDVPAALAARPWSGDDTLVLEVDDAQGHAAGRWQVTTRDGVAEVTPTDTDADLRLDAETLGSLYLAGVGIGTLHAAGRIRGERSAADRFAAMADLALPPYNILGF, encoded by the coding sequence GTGGACTACCGCTTCGAGACCCTCGACCTCGCCGACGACAGCGACCGGGCGCGTGCGCGGCGCTCGGCCTGGCTGCAGGCGGTGATGCACGGCTTCCACGAGGGCCGCGTCGAGGACGAGTTCGAGAAGCTCTGGGTGCGTGACTCCCTCGCCGACGACGCCACCTGCGTCGGGGCCTGGCTGCCCGAGGGCGCCTTCGGGGCCGGCGACATGCCGGTGGCCACGACGTCGTGGTTCGACAAGGCGCTGAACGCCGGGCGCGACCTGGTGCCGCTGCGGATGATCACCGACGTCACGACGAGTCCGGCGCACCGGCGTCGCGGCCTGGTCCGCCGCATGATCGAGGACTGCCTCGACGACGCCGTCGCCGCCGGCGTACCGCTGGCAGCGCTGACGGTCTCGGAGGCGACGATCTACGGGCGCTGGGGGTTCGGGGCGGCCACCTTCGCCCAGCACGTCGAGCTCGACACCGGGCCGCGGTTCGGGCTGCGCGAGGTCGCCGACCCCGGCCGGGTGGAGCTCATCGACCCGCGCGAGTCGTGGGCGGTCATCAGCCCGCTGCTGGAGCGCTTCCACCGGCGTACCCGCGGCTCGGTGGGCACCCCGGCGTTCTACGAGACCCACTTCACCGGTGGCTGGAGCTTCCCCGACGGCGGTCCCGACAAGAAGCTGCGCGGCGCCGTGCACCTCTCCGCCGACGAGACCGTCGACGGTGTCGTGCTGTTCCGTCCCGACGGGCGGGACGACGCGGGCCACCGCAAGCTGAAGCTGCAGCTGCTGCTCGCCGAGGACGCCACGGTCACGCTGGCGCTGTGGGGCTTCCTGGGCGGCATCGACCTGGTCCGTTCCGTGAGCTGGTTCGCCGCCGCACCCGACGACCCGCTGCGCTGGGCGCTGCGGGACATCAACGCGCTCAAGCTCACGGAGAACGCGGAGTTCCTCTGGGTGCGCGTGCTCGACGTCCCTGCTGCCCTGGCGGCGCGCCCGTGGAGCGGCGACGACACGCTGGTGCTCGAGGTGGACGACGCTCAGGGCCATGCCGCCGGTCGCTGGCAGGTCACGACTCGGGACGGCGTGGCGGAGGTGACCCCCACCGACACCGACGCCGACCTCCGTCTCGACGCCGAGACCCTCGGCTCGCTCTACCTCGCCGGCGTCGGCATCGGCACCCTCCACGCCGCCGGTCGCATCCGCGGCGAGCGTTCCGCCGCCGACCGCTTCGCCGCCATGGCCGACCTGGCTCTCCCGCCCTACAACATCCTGGGGTTCTGA
- a CDS encoding alkaline phosphatase D family protein, whose translation MSTAATAAAYGFSSAPAWADPTFTTDPFTLGVASGDPTPEGVVLWTRLAPEPMAPDGSGGMPQRTVRVGWQVAADPDFRRVVASGRVTATPELGHSVHPEVDDLEPGRDYWYRFRVGSHLSPVGHTRTAPEPASLRTVTFALASCQALPANGRYAAYHAMAQEDLDLVVHVGDYIYERRDDETLAQFRVNHARHKLSPDLQAAHAAFPFAVTFDDHEIENNWADDISQPDNEPSNERSRFTQLRANAFQAYYEHLPLRRPQRPQGPDMLLHRRLRYGALADFHVLDTRQYRSDQLAEAFPAGPQDPRVTDPSRTLPGGEQERWLFEGLHRSRTRWNFVAQQTIMAQVDYDNGPGISVNHDQWDGYVASRDRFLRFVERRRPSNPVVLSGDWHSAWVNDLRLDFSRPETEVLATELVGTSISSGCGWADAVKGARPNNPHVKYLNPDRRGYTRVTADADRARADYRVVPTASDVSLPATTDASWVIEDGRAGAQPG comes from the coding sequence ATGAGCACCGCGGCCACCGCGGCGGCCTACGGCTTCTCCTCGGCCCCGGCGTGGGCCGACCCGACGTTCACCACCGACCCCTTCACCCTCGGCGTGGCCTCGGGCGACCCGACACCGGAGGGCGTCGTCCTCTGGACCCGGCTCGCCCCCGAGCCGATGGCGCCGGACGGCAGCGGCGGGATGCCGCAGCGCACCGTGCGGGTCGGGTGGCAGGTGGCCGCGGACCCGGACTTCCGGCGCGTCGTCGCGTCCGGCCGGGTCACCGCGACCCCGGAGCTCGGCCACTCCGTCCACCCCGAGGTCGACGACCTCGAGCCCGGCCGCGACTACTGGTACCGCTTCCGCGTCGGCTCCCACCTCAGCCCGGTCGGGCACACCCGCACCGCGCCGGAGCCGGCCAGCCTGCGAACGGTGACCTTCGCGCTGGCCTCCTGCCAGGCCCTGCCCGCCAACGGCCGCTACGCGGCGTACCACGCGATGGCGCAGGAAGACCTCGACCTGGTCGTGCACGTGGGTGACTACATCTACGAGCGGCGCGACGACGAGACGCTCGCGCAGTTCCGGGTCAACCACGCCCGCCACAAGCTGTCGCCGGACCTGCAGGCCGCGCACGCGGCGTTCCCCTTCGCGGTCACGTTCGACGACCACGAGATCGAGAACAACTGGGCCGACGACATCTCGCAGCCCGACAACGAGCCCAGCAACGAACGGTCGCGCTTCACGCAGCTGCGGGCCAATGCCTTCCAGGCCTACTACGAGCACCTTCCGCTGCGCCGGCCGCAGCGTCCGCAGGGCCCGGACATGCTGCTGCACCGCCGGCTGCGGTACGGCGCGCTGGCCGACTTCCACGTCCTCGACACCCGCCAGTACCGCTCCGACCAGCTCGCCGAGGCCTTCCCGGCAGGTCCGCAGGACCCGCGCGTCACCGACCCGTCCCGCACGCTGCCCGGAGGCGAGCAGGAGCGCTGGCTGTTCGAGGGCCTGCACCGCTCGCGGACCCGGTGGAACTTCGTGGCGCAGCAGACGATCATGGCCCAGGTCGACTACGACAACGGTCCGGGCATCTCGGTCAACCACGACCAGTGGGACGGGTACGTCGCCTCCCGCGACCGCTTCCTCCGGTTCGTCGAGCGGCGGCGGCCGAGCAACCCGGTCGTGCTCAGCGGCGACTGGCACTCCGCGTGGGTCAACGACCTGCGGCTCGACTTCTCCCGGCCGGAGACCGAGGTGCTGGCGACCGAGCTGGTCGGCACGTCGATCAGCTCCGGGTGCGGCTGGGCCGACGCCGTCAAGGGCGCCCGGCCGAACAACCCGCACGTGAAGTACCTCAACCCGGACCGGCGCGGCTACACGCGCGTGACCGCCGACGCCGACCGGGCCCGGGCCGACTACCGGGTGGTGCCCACGGCCTCCGACGTCAGCCTGCCGGCCACCACCGACGCCAGCTGGGTGATCGAGGACGGCCGCGCCGGCGCGCAGCCCGGCTGA
- a CDS encoding 1,4-dihydroxy-2-naphthoate polyprenyltransferase, giving the protein MPTASDWVAGARPRTLPAAVSPVLAGTAVAAYAGSPVWWKAALALVVALALQVAVNYANDYSDGIRGTDDARVGPLRLVGSGTASPRSVKAAAFLAFGVAGVAGLVLAATTAWWLVAVGLVSMVAAWFYTGGERPYGYAGLGEVMVFVFFGLVAVVGTTYVQTETLEPAAVYAAVGIGALACAILVVNNLRDIPTDTTADKRTLAVRLGDERTRGLYVLLVAAAAAAIVAVAVATTWSALLGLGFLALAVPAVRTVLGGATGPALVPVLQQTGLAELAWAVLVGVPLLAF; this is encoded by the coding sequence ATGCCCACCGCCTCCGACTGGGTCGCCGGCGCCCGTCCCCGCACCCTGCCCGCCGCGGTCTCACCGGTCCTCGCCGGCACCGCCGTCGCGGCGTACGCCGGCAGCCCGGTCTGGTGGAAGGCGGCGCTCGCCCTCGTGGTGGCCCTGGCCCTTCAGGTGGCGGTCAACTACGCCAACGACTACTCCGACGGCATCCGCGGCACCGACGACGCCCGGGTCGGGCCGCTGCGCCTGGTCGGCTCCGGGACGGCCAGCCCGCGGTCGGTGAAGGCAGCCGCGTTCCTGGCCTTCGGTGTCGCCGGGGTGGCCGGGCTGGTGCTGGCGGCCACGACCGCGTGGTGGCTGGTCGCGGTCGGCCTGGTGTCCATGGTCGCCGCGTGGTTCTACACCGGCGGCGAGCGGCCCTACGGCTACGCCGGGCTGGGCGAGGTCATGGTCTTCGTGTTCTTCGGGCTGGTGGCGGTGGTCGGCACGACCTACGTGCAGACCGAGACCCTCGAGCCGGCCGCGGTCTACGCGGCCGTCGGCATCGGCGCGCTGGCCTGCGCGATCCTCGTCGTCAACAACCTGCGCGACATCCCGACCGACACCACCGCCGACAAGCGGACCCTGGCGGTCCGGCTCGGCGACGAGCGCACGCGGGGCCTCTACGTGCTGCTCGTCGCGGCCGCCGCGGCGGCCATCGTGGCCGTCGCGGTCGCCACCACCTGGAGTGCCCTGCTCGGTCTCGGCTTCTTGGCGCTCGCCGTCCCCGCGGTGCGGACCGTGCTGGGCGGCGCCACCGGACCGGCCCTCGTGCCGGTCCTGCAGCAGACCGGCCTCGCGGAGCTGGCGTGGGCCGTCCTGGTCGGGGTCCCGCTCCTCGCCTTCTGA
- a CDS encoding alpha/beta fold hydrolase, translating into MTTPLVFLSGAGLPAWVWDDVRSRLDAPTTVARYAKGGARLTQVVDGVVADLPDAPCHLVAHSIGGVVAAGVLGRAPERIAAVTAVCAIVPAAGDSFTDALPAPQRYVMGAMVRLLGTRPPASVLRAQLTAALPDDVADRVVSDFEPESRRLYLDRVPDHAWPADRAYLLTTEDREFPVPLQRRYAARVGADPTTVAAGHLPMLSHPAEVASAVSRATHPA; encoded by the coding sequence ATGACGACTCCTCTGGTGTTCCTGTCCGGTGCCGGCCTTCCCGCGTGGGTCTGGGACGACGTGCGGTCCCGCCTCGACGCGCCCACGACGGTCGCCCGCTACGCGAAGGGCGGTGCGCGGCTGACCCAGGTGGTCGACGGCGTCGTCGCCGACCTGCCCGACGCGCCCTGCCACCTGGTCGCGCACTCGATCGGTGGCGTGGTCGCGGCCGGGGTGCTCGGCCGTGCGCCCGAGCGGATCGCGGCGGTGACGGCGGTCTGCGCGATCGTGCCGGCGGCGGGCGACTCCTTCACCGACGCGCTGCCGGCCCCCCAGCGCTACGTCATGGGGGCGATGGTGAGGCTGCTCGGGACCCGCCCCCCGGCCTCGGTGCTGCGCGCCCAGCTGACCGCCGCGCTGCCCGACGACGTCGCGGACCGCGTGGTGAGTGACTTCGAGCCGGAGTCGAGGCGCCTCTACCTCGACCGGGTCCCGGACCACGCGTGGCCCGCCGACCGGGCCTACCTCCTCACCACCGAGGACCGCGAGTTCCCCGTCCCCCTCCAGCGCAGGTACGCCGCACGCGTCGGTGCCGATCCGACGACCGTGGCCGCGGGGCACCTGCCGATGCTGAGCCACCCCGCCGAGGTGGCATCGGCGGTCAGTCGCGCGACGCATCCCGCCTGA
- a CDS encoding AMP-binding enzyme: MEPLRVAGQPAEVVEALAGWLAAAEPPPLIVETSGSSGIPKRVVLPREAVLASARATARRLGGEGRWALALPPTYVAGIQVVVRSLLAGQPPVVDGWGDADYTSLVPTQLHRLLESEADVAALAAMRAVLLGGGPIDPALRRRAEAAGVRVVATYGMAETSGGCVYDGHPLDGVGLAIGKGGRIRISGPMLFERYDGDPAATEAALVDGWFLTSDAGRLDEDGRLHVLGRLDDVVVSGGVNVPTPTVAARLREHPAVEDAAVVGVPDEEWGERVVAYVVGGLSREEVRAWVAEVHPRSWAPREVVTVDHLPLLPNGKLDRQALRDRP, encoded by the coding sequence GTGGAACCGCTGCGCGTGGCCGGGCAGCCGGCCGAGGTCGTCGAGGCGCTGGCCGGGTGGCTGGCCGCGGCCGAGCCGCCGCCGCTGATCGTCGAGACCTCCGGGTCGAGCGGCATCCCGAAACGGGTGGTGCTGCCGCGGGAGGCGGTGCTCGCCTCGGCGCGCGCGACCGCCCGCCGGCTCGGGGGAGAGGGCCGCTGGGCGCTGGCGCTGCCGCCGACGTACGTCGCCGGGATCCAGGTCGTGGTGCGGTCCCTGCTCGCGGGCCAGCCGCCGGTCGTCGACGGCTGGGGCGATGCGGACTACACCTCGCTGGTGCCGACCCAGCTCCACCGGCTGCTGGAGTCCGAGGCCGACGTGGCCGCGCTCGCCGCGATGCGGGCGGTGCTGCTCGGGGGCGGCCCGATCGACCCCGCCCTCCGGCGGCGGGCCGAGGCCGCCGGGGTCCGGGTCGTGGCGACGTACGGCATGGCGGAGACCAGCGGCGGCTGCGTCTACGACGGCCACCCGCTCGACGGGGTCGGCCTCGCGATCGGGAAGGGCGGCCGGATCCGGATCAGCGGCCCCATGCTCTTCGAGCGCTACGACGGCGACCCGGCCGCGACCGAGGCGGCGCTCGTCGACGGCTGGTTCCTGACCTCCGACGCGGGCCGGCTCGACGAGGACGGCCGCCTCCACGTGCTCGGCCGGCTCGACGACGTGGTCGTCAGTGGCGGCGTCAACGTGCCGACCCCGACCGTCGCCGCCCGGCTGCGCGAGCACCCCGCCGTCGAGGACGCGGCCGTGGTGGGCGTCCCCGACGAGGAGTGGGGCGAACGGGTGGTGGCCTACGTCGTAGGCGGGCTCTCGCGCGAGGAGGTGCGGGCCTGGGTCGCCGAGGTGCATCCACGGTCCTGGGCACCCCGGGAGGTCGTCACCGTCGACCACCTGCCGCTGCTGCCCAACGGCAAGCTCGACCGGCAAGCGTTGCGGGACCGTCCGTGA
- a CDS encoding o-succinylbenzoate synthase codes for MRVFSIPLRTRFRGITVREGVLVEGPAGWGEWSPFLEYPADVAEPWLRCAEEAAAGAWPAPLRDSIPVNVTVPAVDPAAAYRIVTDGGCRTAKVKVAEPGQTVADDEARMEAVRDALGPDGLVRVDANGAWDVGTAVTTIALLDRAAGGLEYVEQPCAAVEDLAAVRRRVDVPIAADESIRRAADPYRVRDLEAADVAVLKVQPLGGVAACLRIAEDIGLPVVVSSALETSVGIAAGVALAAALPELPHACGLATVQLLADDLAAEPLLPVAGELPVRRPVVDPVALDRLAAAPDRVAHWERRLADVRQDRGS; via the coding sequence GTGAGGGTCTTCTCGATCCCGCTCCGCACCCGCTTCCGGGGGATCACGGTGCGCGAGGGCGTCCTCGTCGAGGGTCCGGCCGGCTGGGGTGAGTGGAGCCCGTTCCTCGAGTACCCCGCCGACGTCGCCGAGCCGTGGCTGCGCTGCGCCGAGGAGGCGGCGGCCGGCGCGTGGCCCGCGCCGCTGCGCGACAGCATCCCGGTCAACGTGACCGTGCCCGCGGTCGACCCGGCCGCCGCATACCGGATCGTCACCGACGGCGGGTGCCGCACCGCCAAGGTGAAGGTCGCCGAGCCCGGCCAGACCGTGGCCGACGACGAGGCCCGGATGGAGGCGGTGCGCGACGCGCTCGGGCCCGACGGGTTGGTGCGGGTCGACGCCAACGGCGCCTGGGACGTCGGCACGGCGGTGACCACCATCGCCCTGCTCGACCGGGCCGCGGGCGGGCTGGAGTACGTCGAGCAGCCCTGCGCCGCGGTCGAGGACCTCGCCGCCGTGCGCCGGCGGGTGGACGTACCGATCGCGGCGGACGAGTCCATCCGCCGGGCCGCCGACCCCTACCGGGTCCGTGACCTGGAGGCCGCCGACGTCGCGGTGCTCAAGGTGCAGCCGCTGGGCGGGGTCGCCGCCTGCCTGCGCATCGCCGAGGACATCGGGCTGCCTGTCGTCGTCTCCTCGGCGCTCGAGACCAGTGTCGGGATCGCGGCCGGCGTCGCGCTCGCCGCGGCGCTCCCGGAGCTCCCGCACGCGTGCGGGCTGGCCACCGTGCAGCTGCTCGCCGACGACCTCGCGGCCGAGCCGCTGCTGCCCGTGGCCGGCGAGCTGCCGGTCCGTCGCCCGGTCGTCGACCCGGTCGCCCTCGACCGGCTGGCGGCGGCGCCCGACCGGGTCGCCCACTGGGAGCGCCGGCTGGCCGACGTACGGCAGGATCGGGGGTCGTGA
- the menD gene encoding 2-succinyl-5-enolpyruvyl-6-hydroxy-3-cyclohexene-1-carboxylic-acid synthase, giving the protein MSTPSSELARSILTTLVEAGVAEMVLAPGSRNAPLAFAAHDAAAAGVLRLHTRIDERTAAFLALGLARTGPPAAVCCTSGTAVANLHPALLEAAHAGIPLVAVTADRPARLRGTGANQTTDQVGVFGPLVETVDVASPGWTTPGLGFGPLHLNVQLDEPLVPEDRWVPEGLTPGEPPQEVWPAIHETVALGPRTVVVAGDDAGPPARTLAEQAGWPLLAEPSSGSRTGDHALRCYRLLLDGDLGSRVERVVVFGHPTLSRPVSRLLARDDVTVLDAGTRGVWHDRPFRVDDRFISGRPAVDEPDDPAWLEEWRSADRELGSRLDRLLATEEDLTPYEVAGAVSRALPPRGLLVVGASSPIRDLDLMVAPYAVGDRRKVIANRGLSGIDGTVSTAVGAALGRPHSSRAFALVGDVTFLHDATGLVLGPDEPRPDLTIVVVNDDGGSIFATLEQGAPDYADRYDTLFGTPHRVDLASLCASTRTPHWRVQSLPELEQALASPNGGIEVVEVVVRRDNRRELDERIRSLAR; this is encoded by the coding sequence GTGAGCACCCCGTCGTCCGAGCTGGCCCGCAGCATCCTGACCACGCTCGTCGAGGCCGGCGTCGCCGAGATGGTGCTCGCCCCCGGGTCGCGCAACGCACCCCTGGCCTTCGCGGCGCACGACGCGGCCGCTGCCGGTGTGCTGCGGCTCCACACGCGCATCGACGAGCGGACCGCGGCGTTCCTCGCCCTGGGGCTGGCCCGCACCGGCCCGCCGGCCGCGGTCTGCTGCACCTCCGGCACGGCGGTGGCCAACCTGCACCCGGCCCTGCTCGAGGCCGCGCACGCCGGGATCCCGCTGGTCGCCGTGACCGCTGACCGGCCCGCCCGGTTGCGGGGCACCGGTGCCAACCAGACCACCGACCAGGTCGGCGTCTTCGGCCCGCTCGTGGAGACCGTGGACGTCGCCTCGCCCGGCTGGACCACGCCGGGGCTCGGCTTCGGCCCGTTGCACCTCAACGTGCAGCTCGACGAGCCGCTCGTGCCGGAGGACCGCTGGGTGCCGGAGGGGCTGACACCGGGTGAGCCGCCCCAGGAGGTGTGGCCGGCGATCCACGAGACGGTGGCGCTGGGTCCCCGGACGGTCGTGGTCGCCGGCGACGACGCCGGACCGCCGGCCAGGACGCTGGCGGAGCAGGCGGGCTGGCCGCTCCTCGCCGAGCCCAGCAGCGGGTCGCGCACCGGCGACCACGCGCTGCGGTGCTACCGGCTGCTGCTCGACGGTGACCTGGGGAGCCGGGTCGAGCGGGTGGTCGTCTTCGGCCACCCCACGCTGAGCCGGCCCGTGAGCCGGCTGCTGGCTCGCGACGACGTCACCGTGCTCGACGCCGGGACGCGCGGGGTGTGGCACGACCGCCCGTTCCGGGTCGACGACCGCTTCATCTCCGGGCGGCCGGCGGTGGACGAGCCCGACGACCCGGCGTGGCTGGAGGAGTGGCGCTCCGCGGACCGGGAGCTCGGCAGCCGGCTCGACCGGCTGCTCGCCACCGAGGAGGACCTGACGCCGTACGAGGTGGCGGGCGCGGTCAGCCGGGCGCTGCCGCCGCGCGGGCTGCTCGTGGTCGGCGCCTCCAGCCCTATCCGCGACCTGGACCTGATGGTGGCGCCGTACGCCGTCGGCGACCGGCGCAAGGTGATCGCCAACCGCGGCCTCTCCGGCATCGACGGAACGGTCTCCACCGCCGTCGGCGCTGCCCTCGGGCGCCCGCACAGCAGCCGGGCCTTCGCGCTGGTCGGTGACGTGACCTTCCTCCACGACGCGACCGGGCTCGTCCTCGGACCCGACGAGCCGCGACCTGATCTGACGATCGTGGTGGTCAACGACGACGGTGGCTCGATCTTCGCGACGCTCGAGCAGGGCGCGCCGGACTACGCCGACCGCTACGACACCCTGTTCGGCACGCCGCACCGGGTCGACCTGGCGTCGCTGTGTGCCTCGACCCGGACGCCCCACTGGCGGGTGCAGTCGCTGCCCGAGCTGGAGCAGGCGCTGGCCTCGCCCAACGGCGGGATCGAGGTCGTCGAGGTCGTGGTCCGCCGCGACAACCGGCGGGAGCTCGACGAGCGGATCCGGTCGCTCGCCCGCTGA
- a CDS encoding ABC transporter ATP-binding protein: protein MSEETTTATDSEVLVDLKGVKVHFPIKSGIIFDRTVGHVYAVDGVDMQVRRGETYGLVGESGCGKSTLGKAILNLETPTEGSIVFDGVDIASLKGETLRRKRQDLQMVFQDPMSSLDPRQSVESLLVEGMRSHGLDQDDQKTNARLRELLAAVGLPASSLRKYPHEFSGGQRQRIGIARALSVDPKLIVADEPVSALDVSVQAQVLNLLEEIQDEFGLTYLVVAHDLAVVRHISDRIGVMYLGGLVEESEAGELYEHPLHPYTRALMSAVPVPDPEVEDQREQILLTGDLPSPSKPPSGCRFHTRCPWRQETRCDDERPQLRVVEVDGVSAGHRVACHWAEQIASGEIQRHEVSAEFVEAANRGRVDVDSIPRDQAEDLGYGGDGSL, encoded by the coding sequence ATGAGCGAGGAGACCACGACCGCGACCGACTCCGAGGTGCTGGTCGACCTCAAGGGCGTGAAGGTCCACTTCCCGATCAAGAGCGGGATCATCTTCGACCGGACCGTCGGCCACGTCTACGCGGTCGACGGTGTCGACATGCAGGTACGCCGGGGCGAGACCTACGGCCTTGTGGGCGAGTCCGGCTGCGGGAAGTCCACGCTGGGCAAGGCGATCCTCAACCTCGAGACGCCGACCGAGGGCAGCATCGTCTTCGACGGCGTCGACATCGCCTCGCTCAAGGGCGAGACCCTGCGCCGCAAGCGGCAGGACCTGCAGATGGTCTTCCAGGACCCGATGTCGAGCCTCGACCCGCGCCAGTCGGTGGAGTCGCTCCTCGTCGAGGGCATGCGGTCCCACGGTCTCGACCAGGACGACCAGAAGACCAACGCCCGGCTGCGCGAGCTGCTCGCCGCCGTCGGGCTGCCGGCGTCCTCCCTGCGCAAGTACCCCCACGAGTTCTCCGGTGGGCAGCGCCAGCGCATCGGGATCGCCCGGGCGCTTTCGGTGGACCCCAAGCTGATCGTCGCCGACGAGCCGGTCAGCGCGCTCGACGTGTCGGTGCAGGCGCAGGTGCTCAACCTGCTGGAGGAGATCCAGGACGAGTTCGGGCTGACCTACCTCGTGGTTGCGCACGACCTGGCGGTCGTGCGCCACATCAGCGACCGGATCGGCGTCATGTACCTCGGCGGACTCGTGGAGGAGTCGGAGGCCGGTGAGCTCTACGAGCACCCGCTGCACCCCTACACCCGGGCGCTGATGTCCGCCGTGCCGGTGCCCGACCCCGAGGTGGAGGACCAGCGCGAGCAGATCCTGCTGACGGGCGACCTGCCCTCGCCGTCCAAGCCGCCCAGCGGCTGCCGGTTCCACACCCGGTGCCCGTGGCGGCAGGAGACCCGGTGCGACGACGAGCGGCCGCAGCTGCGGGTCGTCGAGGTCGACGGGGTGTCCGCCGGCCACCGGGTGGCCTGTCACTGGGCGGAGCAGATCGCCTCCGGCGAGATCCAGCGCCACGAGGTGAGCGCCGAGTTCGTGGAGGCCGCCAACCGCGGTCGCGTGGACGTCGACAGCATCCCCCGTGACCAAGCTGAGGACCTCGGTTATGGCGGGGACGGCAGTCTCTGA